The proteins below come from a single Drosophila kikkawai strain 14028-0561.14 chromosome 3R, DkikHiC1v2, whole genome shotgun sequence genomic window:
- the LOC108070671 gene encoding uncharacterized protein — protein MILDFIVRFFQNFFRYFWNRRMGDSISESKPAQASPNIIIPPIPKLGDTHTYWIWRMLVKNYLKALGLWNRERPKECAHSKFVILSTVEIWVLRQEYDDFTCVAIFDDLQARYGQSNNNNKRQV, from the exons ATGATTCTAGATTTTATTGTTCggtttttccaaaatttttttagatatttttggAACAGAAGAATGGGAGACTCCATTAGCGAGTCCAAGCCAGCCCAGGCTTCGCCCAATATTATCATTCCGCCGATTCCAAAGCTTGGCGATACGCACACATATTGGATATGGCGCATGCTGGTCAAGAACTACCTGAAGGCGTTGGGATTGTGGAACAGAGAGCGCCCCAAAGAG TGCGCCCATAGTAAGTTTGTGATCCTGAGCACTGTGGAAATATGGGTTTTAAGACAAGAATACGACGATTTCACGTGTGTGGCCATCTTTGATGATCTGCAAGCTCGGTACGGCCAgtccaataataataacaaaagacAGGTATAG
- the js gene encoding uncharacterized protein js, whose product MCEESCDRPYGIYFSTAPPTATISLFNLRPQSCQLSTESTESIISPERTNGIAKMLARTIPTQSRLLTLALFCSALFLASEAQNAIQTADPASHLMQKTSFSCAGRPAGYYADVETGCQVYHMCDGLGRQFSYTCPNTTLFQQRMLICDHWYMVNCSKAESNYAANLLIGQRDKPFVNDEENSLRTPRPDLLDRPYAPDYSGESFRSQYKQLTPNQNQIRDESIKGVGFGKLDPQLSQTRWRIPPPSRTILPPAYEPQIELASSTAKPRISTTTRATTSTRATTTTTTTTTTRRPIVVATRRTEALLTRRPSFQAADHDADDLGTSHSTRYNTSADFNSAEAPFRNTKLTSTKLNKFVKPPSKIYEPPFVYPIYNLEEAQPSGVVSSSTLRTSTAAPFSAVPSRAEGSTTTTRPLSRPTTLAGQPFSFATPPTTTSTVAIPPRSDNRTPAPAQSFRLATPTSTTPSPVQPAQLPFNDLLPPFVDFVPHDIATTQGPPIYYEWKVPSNGLEPPKLDPPIGVDGREYPETTGDYGVSSKAEIFNTRLNDIPISQKKPAQIPVLTQQSSTSRRLPISRSIKAKAEEQQTEQAQRRSDVVASSTDIGHLRKQLLIPEYAFPLETIGRTGYGPGAAAGPGAGFTGSNSGDLYNSFQLKIPEQRVKWFGENPKCPECHPSFVQPGSCEPCLRR is encoded by the exons ATGTGTGAAGAGAGCTGCGACCGACCATATGGAATATATTTTAGCACGGCACCACCTACAGCGACAATTAGTTTGTTCAATTTAAGACCCCAAAG TTGCCAGCTCTCCACCGAGTCCACAGAGTCCATCATCAGTCCGGAGAGAACCAACGGAATCGCGAAAATGTTGGCCCGAACAATCCCCACGCAGTCGCGGCTTTTGACCTTGGCTTTGTTCTGCTCAGCTTTATTTTTGGCCAGTGAG GCCCAAAATGCCATCCAGACGGCGGATCCCGCCTCTCACCTTATGCAAAAGACATCGTTCTCCTGCGCCGGTCGTCCTGCCGGCTACTACGCGGACGTGGAGACGGGCTGCCAGGTGTACCACATGTGCGACGGCCTCGGACGGCAGTTCAGCTACACGTGCCCGAACACGACGCTCTTCCAGCAGCGGATGCTCATCTGCGATCACTGGTACATGGTGAACTGCTCCAAGGCGGAAAGCAACTACGCGGCTAATCTCCTCATTG GCCAGCGGGACAAGCCCTTTGTGAACGATGAGGAGAACAGCTTGCGGACACCGAGACCCGACCTCCTGGATCGCCCTTACGCACCCGACTACTCTGGCGAGTCCTTCAGGAGCCAATACAAG CAACTGACGCCAAATCAGAACCAGATACGTGACGAATCCATCAAGGGCGTTGGTTTCGGCAAACTAGATCCCCAGTTGTCCCAGACGCGCTGGCGCATCCCACCACCCAGCAGGACTATCCTGCCACCGGCCTACGAGCCGCAGATCGAGCTGGCCAGCAGCACGGCCAAGCCCAGGATTAGCACCACCACTCGAGCAACCACATCCACCAGGGCCaccactactactactacaaCAACCACAACTAGGAGACCTATAGTGGTGGCCACCAGGCGCACAGAGGCTCTGCTCACGCGTCGTCCTAGCTTCCAGGCGGCGGATCACGATGCGGACGATCTGGGAACCAGCCACAGCACGCGGTACAACACCTCGGCGGACTTCAATTCAGCGGAGGCGCCATTCCGTAACACCAAGCTCACCAGCACCAAACTGAATAAGTTTGTTAAGCCGCCCTCGAAGATCTACGAGCCGCCCTTCGTGTACCCCATCTACAACCTGGAGGAAGCGCAGCCGAGTGGCGTCGTATCCTCCTCCACGCTGCGCACCTCCACCGCAGCCCCGTTCAGTGCGGTTCCCAGCCGGGCGGAGGGCAGCACCACTACGACACGACCTTTGAGTAGACCGACAACCTTGGCAGGCCAACCATTCTCATTCGCCACGCCACCGACCACGACGAGCACGGTGGCCATTCCACCTCGCAGTGACAACCGGACACCGGCTCCGGCTCAGAGCTTCCGcctggccacgcccaccagCACGACGCCTTCGCCAGTGCAGCCTGCACAGCTGCCGTTCAACGACCTACTGCCGCCCTTCGTGGACTTTGTGCCCCACGACATAGCCACCACACAGGGTCCGCCCATCTACTACGAGTGGAAGGTGCCCTCGAACGGCCTCGAGCCGCCGAAGCTAGATCCGCCCATCGGTGTGGATGGACGCGAGTACCCCGAGACCACCGGTGACTACGGAGTCTCCAGCAAGGCAGAGATATTTAACACCCGGCTTAACGACATTCCCATTTCCCAAAAGAAACCGGCGCAGATTCCTGTTCTGACCCAGCAATCGAGCACCAGCCGCCGGCTGCCCATCTCGCGATCCATCAAGGCGAAGGCCGAGGAGCAGCAGACAGAGCAGGCGCAGCGCCGCTCAGACGTTGTGGCCAGCTCCACAGACATCGGCCACCTGCGAAAGCAGCTCCTCATCCCGGAGTACGCCTTCCCCCTGGAGACCATCGGCCGCACGGGCTACGGCCCGGGAGCTGCCGCGGGGCCAGGAGCCGGCTTCACTGGCTCCAACAGCGGGGACCTGTACAACTCGTTCCAGCTGAAAATCCCCGAGCAACGCGTCAAGTGGTTCGGCGAGAACCCCAAGTGCCCGGAGTGCCATCCCTCGTTCGTCCAGCCGGGCAGCTGCGAGCCCTGCCTGCGCAGGTAG
- the LOC108070663 gene encoding uncharacterized protein, with translation MTSIKEDSSSVHSAASRETDREREREREKEHENELLQSPSKFKTQTLTKTQAPEAGASPEKYVRVRDMINLYNFAMQKNQELEHAKSILFGRGQEAERDISGDMPTSIEKEEEGLVDEGQDNPSQSQASMSQVGERLTVEKSYRSKTTLRRTDQGVRIIIDIFMDKNDSEINIVGSRVETDIPESRILADFQKQSLEMEKIKFKQEQAQVCKIADQDQVDKLT, from the exons ATGACCTCCATCAAAGaggacagcagcagcgtccACTCCGCCGCCAGCCGGGAGACAGACCGCGAGAGGGAACGGGAGCGAGAGAAGGAGCATGAGAACGAGCTGCTCCAGTCCCCGTCAAAGTTCAAGACTCAGACTCTGACCAAGACACAGGCGCCAGAGGCTGGGGCAAGCCCAGAGAAGTACGTCCGCGTGCGCGACATGATCAACCTATACAACTTCGCCATGCAGAAGAACCAGGAACTGGAACACGCCAAGTCTATATTATTCGGCAGGGGTCAGGAGGCAGAGCGCGATATTTCGGGCGATATGCCGACGTCGAtagagaaggaggaggagggtttAGTCGATGAAGG TCAGGATAACCCTAGCCAGAGCCAGGCCTCGATGTCGCAAGTAGGTGAGAGACTGACGGTGGAAAAGTCATATCGAAGCAAAACCACCCTTCGACGCACAGATCAGG GTGTTCGCATTATCATTGATATATTTATGGATAAGAATGATAGCGAGATCAATATAGTGGGTAGCCGTGTGGAGACGGATATACCCGAAAGCCGCATCCTAGCGGACTTTCAGAAGCAATCGTTAGAGATGGAAAAGATAAAGTTTAAGCAAGAGCAGGCACAGGTTTGCAAGATCGCTGACCAAGATCAGGTGGACAAGCTTACATAG
- the ss gene encoding circadian locomoter output cycles protein kaput, which translates to MSQLGTVYATKRRRRNGKSLKPPPKDGVTKSNPSKRHRERLNAELDLLASLLPFEQNILSKLDRLSILRLSVSYLRTKSYFQVVMHKDKEENGVLPHIHAHDGYRTRELGAFEHGLLDGDMFLQALNGFLMILTCEGEVFFATHSIESYLGFHQSDIVHQSVYELVHSEDREELQRQLLWNSFLPADMSSMQLAETLAPDKALYLERSFTVRFRCLLDNTSGFLRLDIRGRIKVLHGQNRKTEEPPLALFAYCTPFGPPSLLEIPHKENMFKSKHKLDFSLVSMDQRGKHILGYADAELVNMGGYDLVHYDDLAYVASAHQELLKTGASGMIAYRYQKKDGEWQWLQTSSRLVYKNSKPDFVICTHRQLMDEEGHDLLGKRTMDFKVSYLDTGLASTYFSEADQLVVPPSASPTAHSLPPPVTPTRPNRRYKTQLRDFLSTCRSKRKLQQQQQQQQTQQTSPLGGQVGSPAPAVAVEYLPDPAAAVAAAYSNLNPMYTTSPYASAADNLYMGSSMPANAFYPVSENLFHQYRLQGAVGGYYTDYPHSGAPASAYVANGFLSYDGYAIASKADDKWQETGKYYSGYSSGYGSPTSTPQQIPLKTPKSSPQVMEVISCSSDGPSPVSGATPNGAGSATPKVELSATTAAAVAGQDPYERQTVLMWGTTHSSGVPLNSLQGGRTASGNPGSPQRVTPLTNGLGYGNANNNNEHEPATAAKWNGTKELPGKSASASTPESYQLQHDDSGLYSASSHTTSPQQQQQQQQQQQQQQQSQRGVGANVSAPSSSLTHPVAVTGTGTSTGTDHQAVHPPSCHQQQQQQQQQQQQHHHAHPHPHSHHHHHHHHHHEAAAAHQHGSEIILTNHQQQQQQQSLGAGYPLHHQLVGVGAGSSPPPPPALSRSPTVLPAVSSLLNGAAVAAAAGSVSDGLPAYQQVAIVSAAPLVICADEVGGIGRKAAKQQSSLQQQHQQHQQQQQHSALQQQHQHAIYQQQHSHHHTQHHQLLYPANITAHTALAYAPPPVGGAYADGSPLLSFSEVTNTLLNQ; encoded by the exons CCTGAAGCCGCCGCCCAAGGATGGCGTCACAAAGAGCAATCCATCAAAGCGGCATCGGGAGCGCCTCAACGCCGAGCTGGATCTCCTGGCCTCGCTGCTGCCCTTCGAGCAGAACATCTTGAGCAAACTGGATCGACTGAGCATTCTAAGGCTGTCCGTTAGTTATTTAAGAACCAAAAGTTATTTTCAAG TTGTTATGCATAAGGATAAGGAAGAGAACGGAGTCCTGCCCCACATACACGCACACGACGGCTACAGGACACGGGAGCTGGGCGCCTTCGAGCACGGCCTGCTGGATGGTGATATGTTCCTCCAG GCCCTAAATGGATTTCTAATGATACTGACATGCGAAGGCGAAGTCTTCTTTGCCACGCACAGCATCGAGAGCTATTTGGGATTTCATCAG TCGGATATCGTCCACCAGTCGGTGTACGAGCTGGTGCACTCGGAGGACCGTGAGGAGCTGCAGCGCCAGCTGCTGTGGAACAGCTTCCTGCCCGCCGACATGTCCAGCATGCAGCTGGCAGAGACCCTGGCGCCGGACAAGGCACTCTATCTGGAGCGCAGCTTCACCGTCCGCTTCCGCTGCCTGCTGGACAACACGAGCGGCTTCCTCCGCCTGGACATCCGCGGTCGCATCAAGGTACTGCACGGCCAAAACCGCAAGACGGAGGAGCCTCCGCTGGCCCTCTTTGCCTACTGCACGCCCTTTGGCCCGCCCAGTCTGCTGGAGATTCCTCACAAGGAGAACATGTTCAAGTCCAAGCATAAGCTAGACTTCTCGCTGGTGTCCATGGACCAGCGGGGCAAGCACATTCTTGGCTACGCGGATGCCGAGCTGGTCAACATGGGCGGCTACGACCTGGTCCACTACGATGACCTGGCTTACGTAGCCAGCGCCCATCAGGAGC TTCTGAAGACGGGCGCCTCCGGGATGATTGCATACCGGTACCAGAAGAAGGACGGCGAATGGCAGTGGCTGCAGACGAGCTCCCGGCTGGTGTACAAGAACTCCAAGCCGGACTTTGTCATCTGCACGCATCGGCAGCTGATGGACGAGGAGGGCCACGATCTGCTGGGCAAGCGGACAATGGACTTCAAGGTGAGCTACCTGGACACGGGCCTGGCGTCCACCTACTTCTCCGAGGCGGATCAGTTGGTGGTGCCGCCGAGTGCCTCCCCCACTGCCCACtctctgccgccgccagtGACGCCGACGCGACCCAATCGACGCTACAAGACGCAGCTGCGCGACTTCCTCTCCACGTGTCGCAGCAAGCGCAAGttacagcaacagcagcagcaacagcagacgCAGCAAACCTCGCCGCTGGGCGGCCAGGTGGGATCACCTGCTCCAGCAGTAGCCGTGGAATATCTGCCTGATCCGGCGGCAGCCGTGGCTGCCGCCTACTCCAACCTGAATCCCATGTACACGACCTCGCCGTACGCCAGCGCAGCGGACAACCTGTACATGGGCAGCTCCATGCCGGCCAATGCCTTCTATCCGGTCAGCGAGAACCTCTTCCACCAGTACCGGCTGCAGGGCGCCGTCGGTGGCTACTACACGGACTATCCGCACTCCGGCGCCCCGGCCTCGGCATACGTGGCCAACGGCTTCCTCTCCTACGACGGCTATGCCATCGCCTCCAAGGCGGACGACAAGTGGCAGGAGACCGGCAAGTACTACAGTGGCTACAGCAGCGGCTACGGCAGTCCTACGTCCACACCTCAG CAGATACCGCTGAAAACGCCCAAGTCTTCGCCGCAGGTGATGGAGGTCATCTCCTGCTCCTCTGATGGACCCTCGCCCGTGAGCGGTGCAACGCCCAATGGCGCTGGAAGTGCCACGCCCAAAGTCGAGCTGTCGGCAacgacggcggcggcagttGCTGGTCAGGATCCCTATGAGAGGCAGACGGTTCTTATGTGGGGCACCACACACTCGAGCGGGGTGCCACTGAACAGCTTGCAGGGAGGACGAACTGCTTCCGGTAATCCTGGCTCCCCGCAGCGGGTGACGCCCCTCACCAACGGTCTGGGCTATGGCAATGCCAATAACAATAACGAGCACGAACCGGCCACGGCGGCCAAGTGGAACGGGACAAAGGAGCTGCCCGGGAAATCGGCCAGCGCCAGCACTCCGGAGAGCTACCAGCTACAGCATGACGACTCCGGCCTGTACTCCGCTTCCTCGCACACAACTTcgccccagcagcagcagcagcaacaacaacaacagcaacagcaacagcagtcgCAGCGCGGAGTTGGTGCCAATGTTAGCGCTCCCAGCAGTTCCCTCACGCACCCAGTAGCGGTCACCGGCACGGGCACCAGCACGGGCACAGATCACCAGGCGGTGCATCCACCCAGCTgccaccagcaacagcagcagcagcaacaacagcagcagcagcatcatcacgCCCACCCGCATCCGCACTCGcatcatcaccaccaccatcaccatcaccatgaggcggcggcggcgcatCAGCACGGCAGCGAG ATCATACTCACCAaccatcaacagcagcagcagcagcagtcgctgGGTGCCGGCTATCCCCTgcaccaccagctggtggGAGTAGGAGCAGGAtcgtcgccgccgccaccgccagcGTTGTCCCGCTCGCCCACAGTCCTGCCGGCGGTGAGCAGCCTGCTCAATGGAGCCGCAGTGGCAGCGGCCGCGGGATCAGTCTCCGATGGGCTGCCAGCTTATCAGCAGGTGGCAATTGTGTCCGCTGCCCCGCTGGTCATCTGTGCCGATGAGGTGGGCGGCATCGGGCGCAAGGCGGCAAAGCAGCAGTCGtccctccagcagcagcatcagcagcaccagcagcagcagcagcattctgccctgcagcagcaacaccagcatgCGAtataccagcagcagcactcacATCATCATACGCAGCACCATCAGTTGCTATATCCGGCGAACATTACGGCGCACACGGCGCTAGCCTACGCTCCGCCGCCGGTGGGAGGCGCCTATGCCGATGGCAGTCCGCTGCTTTCCTTCTCGGAGGTGACCAACACGCTGCTGAACCAGTGA
- the LOC108070697 gene encoding putative SERF-like protein: MTRGNQRDLARAKAQKKLADSNKGKRTDNLTVEQRKARDAEMMREKQKKKEDAAAAAAGTSK; the protein is encoded by the exons ATGACAC GCGGCAATCAACGTGACCTGGCCCGCGCAAAGGCCCAGAAGAAGCTGGCCGATTCCAACAAGGGCAAGCGCACCGACAACCTCACCGTGGAGCAGCGAAAGGCCAG GGATGCCGAGATGATGCGTGAAAAGCAGAAGAAGAAGGAggacgccgccgccgccgctgccgggACCAGTAAATAG